A stretch of the Polluticoccus soli genome encodes the following:
- a CDS encoding gliding motility-associated C-terminal domain-containing protein has translation MKKLVPCLLLTLTACFFILMPNKARASHAAGGEIIYEWISDSTYRVFCKFYRDCTGTTAPTSMPLCYKNSCNTTIYQTTMQVYPGVIPPGVANGSPVALGCSPTLYPTNCTNTSSPIPGYHEWWFYADVTLPFQCNYWTFYTFLNARNPSNNILNSTSLTFYTETTFNNTGSFQGNSSPYFSNKPIPYVCVNVPYQFNNGAVDPNGDSLASDVQQPYHYPGGDCNSLPVAAAFNNPQTPYPPIALPFNPIQTANTFSLNAVTGQITFTAPVTGPQTLSIRTREFRGGVLIGSILRDVQVQVIGNCGATAPAVTPKPPSTVPTVGGQIQGCAGQLLTFGYDLKSSNPNAVLIGEDNHNASIPAATTTYFQQRTDSVRGEFSWTPGPNQSGLFNLTVTVRDSTCDPPGIMYSYISTIPIFIWPATKASNDTTVCPGQPVQLSVTGGGNFQWSTISGGGTLNNTTIQFPVATAYDQTSYRVVSQQTAFCDKNADTVVINMLPSPTFTPLTDLLTCPGEPDTFDLKLQPIAGVTYNVKWFPATYLSSATAETPIVTPQGDITYFVEIGATNNTCKGFDTVKVDVLDGFKILTPDTAICFGQSVTVNAVGDSRYIYTWTALNDGSIGNSSISDPTSLTPTITPPGVSPLTGKFKYQIKAQHANCPHDSIASFDIEVQPVPTITLQEDAAMCHGDTMQLSATVTPPYNYTYDWTPGTALTASNVPNPIFKALATTTLKATVSTSAGCKDDDDITLTVFPADFVFLSADTAICPRDTAQLAMVGNGLKSFFWTPSTNISDVVSLLPTVWPDGTQLYTVYARDTNGCFDTARVKVTVKPAAIIDLPSTVKLYPGQSHQMDPKGNALYYSWFPPVGLNNANISNPVAKPEVNTRYIVKATTEFGCTTTDSIDVLVSADSEVGIPNAFTPNHNSKLKVLHLGEARLKSFIIFNRWGQKMFETNNIEEGWDGTYNGEPQPIGVYIYTIEAESFTGQKISRQGNVTLIR, from the coding sequence ATGAAGAAGCTAGTACCTTGCTTATTGCTTACGCTTACAGCTTGCTTTTTTATTCTCATGCCCAACAAGGCAAGAGCATCACACGCAGCTGGAGGTGAGATCATTTACGAGTGGATAAGTGATTCTACCTACAGGGTATTCTGTAAGTTCTATCGCGACTGTACCGGTACCACCGCGCCGACATCTATGCCGCTGTGCTATAAGAATAGTTGTAACACGACAATTTACCAGACTACCATGCAAGTGTATCCGGGCGTTATTCCTCCCGGTGTTGCAAATGGTTCGCCGGTAGCATTGGGTTGCTCTCCGACGTTATATCCCACCAACTGTACTAATACTTCGAGTCCAATTCCTGGTTACCACGAGTGGTGGTTCTATGCCGATGTTACGCTCCCATTCCAGTGTAACTATTGGACGTTTTACACGTTCTTGAACGCACGTAACCCGAGTAACAATATATTGAACTCAACTAGTTTGACCTTCTATACTGAAACCACTTTTAATAATACAGGTAGTTTTCAGGGGAACTCTTCACCCTACTTCTCAAACAAACCGATACCCTACGTTTGCGTAAACGTTCCCTACCAGTTCAACAACGGTGCGGTGGATCCTAACGGTGACTCACTAGCAAGCGATGTGCAGCAACCTTACCACTACCCTGGTGGCGATTGTAACTCATTGCCAGTTGCTGCGGCGTTCAACAATCCTCAAACACCATACCCACCGATCGCATTACCTTTCAACCCCATCCAAACTGCGAATACATTCTCATTAAATGCTGTTACTGGTCAAATAACTTTTACAGCTCCCGTAACAGGGCCTCAAACGCTCTCCATACGCACCCGAGAATTCCGCGGAGGGGTATTGATCGGTTCGATACTGCGTGATGTGCAGGTACAAGTAATCGGTAACTGCGGTGCTACGGCTCCTGCCGTAACGCCAAAGCCACCAAGCACGGTGCCAACAGTAGGCGGCCAGATACAAGGTTGCGCCGGCCAGCTATTAACATTCGGGTACGATCTGAAATCATCTAACCCCAACGCTGTACTTATTGGCGAGGATAACCACAATGCGTCAATACCTGCGGCTACTACAACTTATTTCCAACAAAGAACAGATTCCGTACGTGGCGAATTCAGCTGGACTCCTGGTCCTAACCAATCAGGTTTGTTCAACCTTACCGTTACCGTTCGCGATTCTACATGCGATCCTCCCGGTATCATGTATTCGTACATTTCTACCATTCCAATATTTATATGGCCTGCCACCAAAGCCAGCAATGATACTACTGTTTGTCCTGGCCAGCCTGTACAGCTGAGTGTGACGGGTGGTGGGAACTTCCAATGGAGTACTATATCTGGCGGGGGCACGCTGAATAACACCACAATTCAATTTCCTGTTGCTACAGCCTATGACCAGACCTCTTACAGGGTTGTTTCGCAACAAACCGCTTTCTGCGACAAGAATGCGGATACAGTCGTGATAAACATGCTCCCGTCACCAACATTTACGCCGCTTACAGATCTACTTACCTGTCCGGGAGAACCAGACACGTTCGACCTGAAACTGCAGCCTATTGCGGGTGTCACTTATAATGTAAAATGGTTCCCTGCTACTTACCTGAGCAGCGCTACTGCCGAAACTCCGATCGTGACACCTCAAGGGGATATCACTTATTTCGTAGAAATTGGTGCGACCAATAACACGTGTAAAGGTTTCGATACCGTAAAAGTTGATGTGCTCGACGGCTTCAAGATCCTGACGCCTGATACGGCTATATGCTTTGGTCAGAGTGTGACGGTGAATGCAGTAGGTGACTCACGCTATATTTATACATGGACTGCGTTGAACGATGGCTCAATTGGCAATAGTTCGATCTCTGATCCAACCAGCCTGACACCAACTATTACACCGCCGGGCGTGTCACCACTGACAGGGAAATTCAAATACCAGATTAAGGCACAGCACGCTAACTGTCCTCATGATAGTATAGCTAGCTTTGATATTGAAGTGCAGCCTGTACCTACAATAACGTTGCAGGAAGATGCTGCTATGTGTCACGGTGACACTATGCAACTTAGTGCCACTGTAACGCCTCCATACAACTATACTTACGACTGGACGCCTGGTACTGCGCTCACTGCGTCTAATGTTCCAAATCCTATATTTAAAGCTCTGGCTACTACTACACTGAAAGCCACAGTATCAACATCGGCAGGCTGTAAGGATGACGACGACATTACGCTCACAGTTTTCCCTGCTGACTTCGTATTCCTGTCTGCGGATACCGCCATCTGCCCTCGCGATACCGCGCAACTGGCAATGGTTGGCAATGGTCTGAAATCGTTCTTCTGGACACCGTCAACCAATATCAGCGATGTAGTAAGCCTCCTGCCGACCGTTTGGCCTGACGGTACCCAGCTGTACACTGTATATGCACGCGATACCAATGGATGCTTCGATACTGCCAGAGTGAAAGTAACCGTGAAACCGGCAGCGATCATAGATCTGCCTTCTACCGTGAAACTGTACCCTGGCCAGAGCCATCAGATGGATCCTAAAGGTAACGCCCTGTATTACAGCTGGTTCCCACCTGTTGGTTTGAATAATGCCAATATCTCAAACCCAGTCGCTAAGCCAGAAGTAAACACACGTTATATTGTAAAAGCCACGACTGAATTTGGTTGTACTACTACCGATTCAATAGATGTTTTGGTGTCAGCAGACAGCGAAGTTGGCATACCAAACGCGTTCACGCCGAACCACAACTCGAAACTGAAAGTGTTGCATCTTGGCGAAGCAAGACTGAAGAGCTTCATCATATTCAATAGGTGGGGACAGAAGATGTTTGAAACCAACAATATTGAAGAAGGATGGGACGGTACTTACAATGGCGAGCCTCAACCGATAGGTGTGTATATCTATACTATCGAAGCAGAATCGTTCACTGGTCAGAAAATATCAAGACAAGGTAACGTGACTCTCATCAGGTAG
- a CDS encoding gliding motility-associated C-terminal domain-containing protein, which yields MLILALLVGIGTKALASHYAAVDIIVEYAGTGPGDLTYRITVDLYFACEPSSAPPSGAGTVYYFSQSAGGAENLPYNPFGQNPSGSTPNKSINMTWTNGNEIVIVDQLCEGYKSQNSCNNPANQQYPGFKRTRSVGTVTLPSLRSDWTFYWFSGARNGNIQNISTTTTGCNPSGNIFVDAKLNNMWRYDNSTPVFTIMPLPYLCINQPSIYLNGPFDPLGDSLVTENVIPRSDWNTFYNYCTGYTQPNPIGSSTGYSTDPATGTATFTPTAGPFQVLAFKVSKYDRKTQTLLGFANRDVQVAVLNCTGQPPAVSDPQNITFGELSNDKDKFTTCAGVKFDFDINATTTLPNRKLYMEANVGTIPGASLTVTGDGTTNVTGTFSWTPHYGNIGQHVLIVTVKDSTCDGASPVVFKNHRVILLTVLPSIDAGPDRGVCLEGGIPAEIFVKGADDYQLTWTDINGSKPTGLSADTGQIVFASPKLRTEYVVSTKDLPAICKNRDTVAVYIDTTNAVNVFPDNPIILCRPDYLQLETKVFGLPPVKPIACGTSDTSLSKTVQQIEIRGSLGPGFDTLGPLTSTFPTNTTSVKQQFLIRRGDLYESGVLYGTIKAIAFKAISPNTAYEYKNFRIAIKCTDETTISKTKGFQTGLTTEYTSPAVTFANGWNSFQFADAYSWDTSKNLLVEICYSGNTAATGDPVISFVPTDYTSTLMLKATGTQTSVCATNASADISTNFARPNFRIDFAETVSDKGFTLVWTPSTFLSDSSIEQPLAYVPQSIVYAMRTVGRSGCIVKDSADVYIPVHNYSVVPADTSICFNEGAPMHALGGGFTYKWYKINDKGEYEILSNTKEASCWDCANPVLKPLKTTVYKIAVYDSVWCIDTISAKVTVRPLPDIKIITRDTFVKYGQSLQLLASGARIYNWSPVGSLNNANTSFPVATPTEPTTYIAGGIGSNGCRAFDTVKVDIDYRDNLFVPTGFSPNNDGKNDLFKVSNLTFQRVIEFRVFNRWGQEVFMANDNRGWDGAWKGEPQDMDTYTYTIKVGFPDGYIETYRGNTTLIR from the coding sequence TTGCTCATACTAGCCTTGTTAGTGGGAATTGGCACTAAGGCTTTGGCCTCGCACTATGCTGCGGTGGACATAATTGTTGAATATGCAGGTACTGGGCCGGGAGATCTCACCTATCGTATTACAGTGGATCTGTACTTTGCATGCGAACCAAGCAGTGCGCCACCAAGCGGTGCAGGCACCGTGTATTATTTTTCGCAAAGCGCCGGAGGTGCGGAAAATCTTCCGTATAACCCGTTTGGCCAAAATCCGTCCGGCAGCACGCCCAATAAGTCCATAAACATGACCTGGACCAACGGCAATGAAATTGTTATCGTGGATCAGCTGTGCGAAGGTTACAAGTCTCAAAACTCATGTAACAATCCGGCAAACCAGCAGTATCCTGGCTTTAAGAGAACAAGAAGTGTGGGTACCGTTACACTGCCATCGTTACGAAGTGACTGGACTTTCTATTGGTTCTCCGGTGCCCGGAATGGTAACATTCAGAACATCTCAACTACCACCACGGGTTGTAACCCTTCGGGCAACATCTTCGTTGACGCTAAGCTCAACAACATGTGGAGATATGACAACTCAACTCCGGTATTTACGATAATGCCTCTACCTTACCTCTGTATCAACCAACCATCGATCTACCTTAACGGTCCGTTCGATCCATTGGGAGACTCACTGGTAACAGAAAACGTGATACCCCGTAGCGACTGGAACACCTTTTACAATTATTGCACCGGTTATACCCAGCCCAACCCAATAGGATCGTCTACGGGTTATTCAACTGATCCTGCAACAGGTACTGCTACATTTACACCAACTGCAGGACCATTCCAGGTGTTGGCCTTCAAGGTGAGCAAATATGACAGGAAGACACAAACACTTCTTGGTTTTGCTAACCGCGACGTACAGGTAGCTGTATTAAATTGCACGGGACAACCGCCAGCCGTTAGCGATCCACAGAATATCACTTTTGGAGAGCTGTCGAACGACAAGGACAAATTCACCACGTGCGCAGGTGTGAAATTTGATTTCGATATTAATGCCACAACTACTTTGCCCAACCGTAAGCTATACATGGAGGCTAACGTCGGCACTATCCCCGGCGCCTCGCTTACTGTTACCGGCGACGGCACTACCAACGTAACAGGTACTTTTTCCTGGACACCGCACTATGGCAACATTGGCCAACACGTGCTAATTGTGACAGTAAAAGACTCCACTTGCGACGGTGCGTCGCCTGTGGTATTCAAAAACCATAGAGTAATTCTCCTTACTGTGCTACCGTCTATCGATGCCGGCCCTGATAGAGGCGTATGTCTTGAAGGTGGCATTCCGGCTGAGATATTCGTAAAAGGTGCAGACGATTATCAACTGACATGGACGGATATCAACGGTTCCAAACCAACCGGCCTGAGTGCAGACACAGGACAGATCGTATTTGCATCTCCAAAACTCCGCACAGAATATGTGGTATCGACCAAAGATCTACCTGCAATTTGTAAGAATCGCGACACAGTTGCTGTCTATATTGATACAACCAACGCAGTCAATGTATTCCCCGACAATCCGATCATCCTTTGCCGCCCAGATTATTTGCAATTGGAAACAAAAGTTTTTGGTCTTCCACCGGTGAAACCAATTGCGTGCGGCACTTCGGATACATCGCTTTCTAAAACTGTACAGCAGATCGAGATACGCGGTAGCTTAGGTCCGGGTTTCGATACACTGGGGCCTCTAACGTCTACCTTCCCCACAAATACAACAAGTGTTAAGCAGCAGTTCCTGATAAGGAGGGGTGATCTGTATGAATCGGGTGTACTATATGGTACGATCAAAGCCATAGCATTCAAAGCGATCTCGCCAAATACAGCTTACGAATACAAAAACTTCCGTATCGCCATCAAGTGTACCGATGAGACCACAATATCAAAAACGAAAGGCTTCCAGACTGGTTTAACTACCGAGTATACTTCACCTGCGGTAACATTTGCTAACGGTTGGAATTCCTTCCAGTTCGCTGATGCGTATAGCTGGGATACGAGCAAAAACCTCCTCGTGGAGATATGTTATTCAGGTAATACAGCGGCAACGGGCGACCCAGTGATCAGCTTTGTACCAACAGATTACACGTCTACCTTGATGCTAAAAGCAACCGGAACCCAAACAAGTGTTTGCGCAACAAACGCCTCTGCCGATATTTCGACCAACTTTGCACGCCCTAACTTCCGTATCGACTTTGCAGAGACTGTTTCTGACAAAGGTTTTACTCTTGTTTGGACGCCGTCGACCTTCCTATCGGATTCGAGCATAGAGCAACCACTCGCATACGTGCCACAAAGTATTGTATATGCAATGCGTACTGTTGGACGTAGCGGATGTATCGTAAAAGACTCGGCCGACGTATACATTCCTGTTCACAACTATTCCGTTGTGCCTGCAGATACATCAATATGCTTCAACGAAGGTGCTCCGATGCATGCTTTAGGTGGTGGTTTTACCTACAAATGGTATAAGATCAATGACAAAGGTGAATACGAGATCCTGTCTAACACTAAAGAAGCAAGTTGCTGGGATTGTGCTAATCCAGTGTTGAAACCACTGAAAACCACAGTTTATAAGATCGCAGTATACGATAGCGTATGGTGTATTGATACTATATCCGCTAAAGTAACGGTAAGGCCTCTGCCAGATATCAAGATCATCACTCGCGATACATTTGTTAAGTATGGTCAAAGCCTGCAGCTGTTGGCGAGTGGTGCACGCATCTACAACTGGAGCCCCGTTGGCTCTCTGAACAACGCTAACACTTCGTTCCCAGTAGCTACACCAACTGAGCCTACTACTTACATCGCAGGAGGTATAGGTTCTAATGGCTGCCGCGCCTTCGATACGGTAAAAGTAGATATCGATTATCGTGACAACCTGTTTGTTCCAACCGGTTTCAGCCCTAACAACGATGGCAAGAACGACCTGTTCAAAGTGTCTAACCTGACTTTCCAAAGGGTTATCGAGTTCAGGGTATTCAACCGTTGGGGCCAGGAAGTATTCATGGCTAACGACAACCGAGGCTGGGATGGCGCCTGGAAAGGTGAACCGCAGGATATGGATACCTACACTTATACTATCAAAGTAGGTTTCCCTGACGGTTACATCGAAACTTACCGTGGTAATACCACCCTGATCAGGTAA
- a CDS encoding gliding motility-associated C-terminal domain-containing protein, with protein MTLRFLQKLVLFSTFLLLGVSRANASHIAAIDLYVDYIGNTDPCTGKPSLDYSVTLILYAACEPTSVNFDPTDGLLRWESANAAFFTSKNMTPVMADGVTPIPPGYTGDIVHQLCPAFEQQNSCNTPANFDKTPGYRRWIFKTTVILNSAQTDWKFWWSLGARNGKIKNIVTAPNGNSPQGDAYVEAGINNVAKADVSTPRFTTFPLPYICVNNKFKYLNGPVDGDVHRENNSLSTYSITPLQAANGPYFYRVGYSQANPIGSVSGFFVNSLTGVAEFTPPFSGPHVLAFRCDKTDKNTGALLAYTTRDVQVAILDCQQAPPVIDSLPQQLESATWKSYNDRDSAIYVCPGSSMTFNITAYNSNPSKVNNLYWETNIANLPGSTFTTSGEGTDTIRGTFSWTPGLSDVGDHDLTIIAKDSTCDSDLPIVLRSPAPFIIRVTKGIDAGPDLVTCQFNPKGHQVFVKGTEYKLRVEWSALDGSPAVGLDSPFSIRPTIYASGHNEYLVKTPDLTGQCKARDTLVLKPDMSNTIDVFPNNPIILCRPDYLQLDARFTGKQPLKNMVCGTDHTSDCVTPDSVTIFGSPSYEAFISFDTLGPAAAMIPNDVFTAKQQFLITKQELRKYGLEPSTIKSISFEVVNEQDPNADISNFSISLKCTNKKELNRNTGFEDGTTNVYTATSNTKFTKGWHKFTLDKPYNWDTTQNLIVQLCFGDDATLGTCNSIIRYVPTSYVSSLKLKSANPATTNVCGTIKSTLIDEGTTRPLFGITFCNAPVADMEYTWTPATFLSDSTILRPLAYVPKSIKYVLKTMGRNGCTLYDTADIYIPEHNYAVWPADTAICFNETAPMHTTGGGFTYKWYRLNDKGEYEILSNTKETTCWDCADPVLRPLKTTVYKIAVYDSVWCIDTLTAKVTVKPLPDIKILTRDTFVKYGQSLQLMASGARIYNWSPVGSLNNANTSFPIATPTEPTTYIAGGIGANGCRAFDTVKVDIDYRDNLFVPTGFSPNNDGKNDLFKVANLTFQKVIEFRVFNRWGQEVFMANDNRGWDGNWKGEPQDMDTYTYSIKIGFPDGYIESYRGNTTLIR; from the coding sequence ATGACCTTAAGATTCCTGCAGAAATTAGTTCTTTTTTCGACGTTTCTATTGCTTGGTGTCAGTCGCGCAAACGCGTCACACATAGCAGCCATCGACCTGTATGTTGATTATATCGGCAACACCGATCCCTGTACCGGAAAACCAAGCCTGGACTATTCCGTGACTCTGATATTGTATGCCGCCTGCGAACCAACCAGTGTAAATTTTGACCCGACAGATGGATTGCTCAGATGGGAATCAGCAAACGCAGCATTCTTCACTTCAAAAAATATGACGCCGGTGATGGCAGACGGTGTCACGCCGATACCACCTGGATATACCGGTGATATTGTCCATCAGTTATGTCCTGCTTTCGAGCAACAAAACTCCTGCAATACCCCAGCTAACTTTGACAAGACCCCCGGATACAGAAGATGGATATTCAAAACAACGGTCATACTGAACTCTGCACAAACCGACTGGAAATTCTGGTGGTCGCTGGGTGCAAGAAACGGTAAGATAAAAAACATCGTTACCGCACCTAATGGCAATAGTCCGCAGGGGGACGCTTATGTTGAGGCTGGTATCAATAACGTAGCTAAAGCTGACGTGAGTACACCGCGCTTCACAACATTTCCTCTACCCTATATCTGCGTCAACAATAAATTCAAATACTTAAACGGACCGGTAGATGGCGATGTACACCGTGAGAACAACAGTCTGTCTACCTATTCAATAACTCCGCTCCAGGCAGCAAACGGACCATATTTTTATCGTGTAGGATACTCTCAGGCAAACCCCATAGGATCTGTCTCAGGATTTTTTGTGAACTCGCTTACGGGTGTGGCCGAATTCACTCCCCCGTTTTCCGGTCCGCACGTACTTGCTTTCCGTTGCGACAAAACGGACAAGAATACTGGCGCGCTATTGGCATATACTACCCGCGATGTACAAGTAGCTATCCTGGATTGTCAGCAGGCGCCACCAGTTATCGATTCCTTACCACAGCAGTTGGAAAGCGCCACATGGAAATCCTACAATGATCGCGACTCTGCTATCTACGTTTGTCCGGGTAGCAGCATGACGTTCAATATTACGGCGTACAATAGCAATCCGAGCAAGGTCAATAACCTGTATTGGGAAACCAATATTGCAAATTTGCCTGGATCAACATTTACTACATCAGGAGAAGGAACTGATACTATTCGCGGAACATTTAGCTGGACACCAGGTTTGAGTGATGTCGGTGATCATGACCTTACTATTATTGCAAAAGATTCAACTTGTGATAGTGACCTACCGATTGTGTTAAGAAGTCCAGCCCCATTTATTATACGTGTTACAAAAGGTATTGATGCAGGACCGGATCTGGTAACCTGCCAGTTCAATCCTAAGGGCCACCAGGTGTTTGTAAAAGGTACCGAATATAAACTGCGCGTTGAATGGTCTGCCCTCGATGGTTCTCCCGCGGTTGGTTTAGATTCGCCATTCAGCATTCGCCCTACGATTTATGCAAGCGGACACAACGAATATCTTGTAAAGACCCCAGACCTTACCGGGCAATGTAAGGCCAGAGATACCCTCGTATTAAAACCAGATATGAGCAACACGATAGATGTATTTCCCAATAACCCGATCATCCTCTGCCGGCCTGATTATCTCCAGTTGGATGCAAGGTTTACAGGTAAGCAACCTTTGAAAAATATGGTGTGCGGTACTGACCATACATCCGACTGCGTAACACCTGACTCTGTAACTATATTCGGATCTCCTTCGTACGAGGCCTTCATCAGCTTTGATACGCTAGGTCCTGCGGCAGCAATGATACCTAATGACGTATTTACTGCAAAACAACAATTCCTGATCACAAAACAAGAATTAAGAAAATATGGATTAGAACCGTCTACCATTAAAAGCATTTCCTTTGAGGTAGTGAACGAACAGGATCCTAATGCAGATATCAGTAATTTCAGTATTTCGCTGAAATGCACCAATAAAAAAGAGCTGAATCGCAATACAGGCTTCGAAGACGGAACGACAAACGTATATACTGCGACGAGCAATACCAAGTTTACTAAAGGCTGGCACAAATTCACGCTTGACAAACCATACAACTGGGACACAACACAAAACCTGATCGTTCAACTGTGTTTTGGCGATGACGCAACTTTGGGCACTTGCAATTCCATCATCAGATATGTTCCAACAAGCTATGTTTCCAGCCTCAAGCTAAAATCGGCAAATCCTGCAACGACGAATGTTTGCGGTACGATTAAGTCAACGCTTATTGATGAAGGAACAACAAGGCCACTGTTTGGTATCACGTTCTGTAATGCGCCTGTTGCAGATATGGAGTATACATGGACTCCAGCCACTTTCCTCTCAGATTCAACCATTTTGCGCCCCTTGGCTTATGTACCTAAGAGCATAAAATATGTATTGAAAACGATGGGTAGAAATGGCTGTACATTATATGACACCGCCGACATTTACATTCCTGAGCACAATTATGCTGTGTGGCCTGCCGATACGGCAATCTGCTTCAACGAGACTGCCCCAATGCACACAACAGGCGGTGGTTTTACTTACAAATGGTACAGGCTAAACGATAAGGGTGAATACGAAATCCTGTCTAATACAAAAGAAACAACTTGTTGGGATTGTGCTGACCCTGTACTGAGACCATTGAAAACAACCGTCTACAAAATTGCGGTGTACGATAGCGTATGGTGTATCGACACACTGACGGCAAAAGTAACGGTGAAGCCATTGCCAGACATCAAGATACTGACCCGCGATACATTTGTTAAGTATGGTCAGAGCCTGCAACTGATGGCGAGTGGTGCGCGCATTTACAATTGGAGTCCTGTTGGTTCTCTCAATAATGCTAACACTTCGTTCCCGATCGCTACACCAACTGAGCCTACCACTTATATAGCAGGTGGTATTGGAGCCAACGGCTGTCGTGCCTTCGACACAGTGAAAGTCGATATAGATTATCGCGACAACCTGTTCGTTCCTACCGGCTTCAGCCCGAACAACGACGGTAAGAACGATTTGTTCAAGGTTGCCAACCTCACCTTCCAGAAGGTGATCGAATTCAGGGTGTTCAACCGCTGGGGCCAGGAAGTATTCATGGCCAACGATAACCGCGGTTGGGATGGCAACTGGAAAGGTGAGCCACAGGATATGGATACTTACACCTATTCGATCAAGATCGGTTTCCCTGATGGATACATCGAATCTTACAGAGGCAACACTACCCTAATCAGGTAA
- a CDS encoding aminopeptidase C: MKKFALLFATAMPVLVFAQDDLVKKLENNKSDSSKKKFVFTDVINLENTCVKNQGSSGTCWSYSTNSFLESEMARMGKKPVDIAEIYTARNVYIDKADVYVRMHGDASWGDGGSCHDVINMYAKYGAVPQSVYSGLNYGTTKNKFGEMQAILKGMLDAIVKNPNGKLTPNWKRAFVAVLDTYLGNDPQTFTYDGKQYTPRTFADKMIGINPTDYVELSSFSDKPYYQKTILMVPDNWSYDQVYNVKMGDITDIIDNALQNGYTVAWATDVSEKYFSWKNGVAFVPEKDWEDMEEDEQKELFNGPKADRKITSKMRQEAFDNYSTTDDHGMHIVGSAKDQTGKEYYIVKNSWGEKNDYKGYIYVTKPYVKYKTTAILLNKGGIPKDMRQKLALRS, encoded by the coding sequence ATGAAAAAGTTTGCTTTGCTTTTCGCCACGGCAATGCCTGTACTCGTTTTTGCACAGGATGACCTGGTGAAGAAACTGGAAAATAACAAGAGCGATAGCTCAAAAAAGAAATTCGTTTTTACGGATGTTATCAATCTTGAGAATACCTGCGTAAAAAACCAGGGTAGCTCTGGTACTTGCTGGAGCTATTCAACCAACTCGTTCCTTGAAAGCGAAATGGCTCGTATGGGCAAAAAGCCCGTTGATATAGCGGAGATCTACACCGCGCGTAACGTTTACATCGACAAAGCGGACGTTTATGTTCGCATGCATGGCGACGCTTCATGGGGTGACGGTGGCTCTTGCCACGACGTTATCAATATGTACGCAAAATACGGTGCGGTTCCTCAGTCGGTATATAGTGGCCTTAACTATGGTACTACGAAGAATAAGTTCGGAGAGATGCAGGCAATTCTGAAAGGTATGCTCGATGCGATAGTTAAGAATCCGAACGGTAAACTGACACCTAACTGGAAGAGAGCTTTTGTAGCTGTACTTGATACCTACCTAGGTAACGATCCTCAAACTTTTACCTATGATGGCAAGCAATACACACCGCGTACATTTGCTGATAAGATGATCGGTATTAATCCAACCGACTATGTTGAACTGTCTTCATTTTCTGACAAACCGTACTATCAGAAGACGATCCTGATGGTGCCTGACAACTGGAGCTATGACCAGGTGTACAACGTGAAAATGGGTGATATCACAGATATCATCGATAACGCGCTGCAGAATGGTTATACAGTTGCATGGGCAACTGACGTGAGTGAAAAGTATTTTAGCTGGAAAAATGGTGTGGCTTTCGTTCCTGAAAAAGACTGGGAAGACATGGAAGAGGATGAGCAAAAAGAATTGTTCAATGGACCAAAGGCTGACAGGAAGATCACTTCAAAAATGCGCCAGGAAGCTTTTGATAACTATTCTACTACCGATGATCACGGCATGCACATTGTTGGTTCTGCTAAAGATCAAACAGGTAAAGAATACTATATCGTAAAGAACTCATGGGGCGAGAAGAATGACTACAAAGGTTATATCTATGTAACGAAACCTTATGTAAAATATAAGACTACAGCGATACTGCTGAATAAAGGTGGCATCCCCAAAGACATGCGTCAGAAGCTTGCTTTGAGATCATAG